A genomic region of Micromonospora sp. NBRC 110009 contains the following coding sequences:
- a CDS encoding response regulator: protein MVVDDHPMWREGVARDLTEAGYLVVATSGEGRQAVRVAPAARPDVVVLDLQLPDVSGVEVIRGLRAALPDVRVLMLSASGEPQRVLDAVKAGATGYLVKSAAPAEFLDAVGRTAAGEPVFTPGLAGLVLGEYRRLAAAPAARHDAAPRLTDRETEVLRLVAKGLSYKQIAERLGLSHRTVQNHVQNTLGKLQLHNRVELTRYAIERGLDE, encoded by the coding sequence ATGGTGGTGGACGACCACCCGATGTGGCGGGAGGGCGTCGCGCGCGACCTCACCGAGGCGGGCTACCTGGTGGTGGCGACCAGCGGCGAGGGCCGGCAGGCGGTGCGGGTGGCCCCGGCGGCCCGCCCCGACGTGGTCGTGCTCGACCTGCAACTGCCGGACGTCTCCGGGGTCGAGGTGATCCGCGGCCTGCGCGCGGCGCTGCCGGACGTCCGGGTGCTGATGCTGTCGGCCAGCGGCGAGCCGCAGCGCGTGCTGGACGCGGTCAAGGCCGGCGCCACCGGCTACCTGGTCAAGTCGGCCGCACCGGCCGAGTTCCTGGACGCGGTGGGCCGCACGGCGGCCGGCGAGCCGGTCTTCACGCCGGGGCTGGCCGGGCTGGTGCTGGGGGAGTACCGGCGGCTGGCCGCGGCGCCCGCCGCCCGGCACGACGCGGCACCCCGGCTCACCGATCGGGAGACCGAGGTGCTGCGACTGGTGGCCAAGGGCCTGTCCTACAAGCAGATCGCCGAGCGGCTCGGGCTCTCCCACCGGACGGTGCAGAACCACGTGCAGAACACGCTCGGCAAGCTCCAGCTGCACAACCGGGTCGAGTTGACCCGCTACGCCATCGAGCGGGGCCTGGACGAGTGA